From Alienimonas californiensis, a single genomic window includes:
- a CDS encoding sugar phosphate isomerase/epimerase family protein — MYVAVSTESFLPAAGPSPSLADLCERAAEAGFDKLELHLDEAESPLKPSQIAAAPERFVAMFRETTRLTPVAFCLADDVSPSVTAGLAKAAKHLKIAQLTVPASPLGTPFNDEVDRLKAHHAAASPEAVRVSVRVRSGELTEDPDTAVQLCKAVKGLGITFDPSYFVSGPYADVDREAVYRHVFHVHLRDTSKDRLQVKTGLGEIDYAKLIARLEREGYRGALSVDLLPETVTAEERALELRKLRMLLETLL, encoded by the coding sequence GCCCCTCGCTGGCGGACCTCTGCGAACGGGCCGCCGAGGCCGGGTTCGACAAGCTCGAACTGCACCTGGACGAGGCCGAGAGCCCGCTGAAGCCCTCCCAGATCGCCGCCGCCCCGGAGCGGTTCGTGGCGATGTTTCGGGAGACGACCCGGCTGACCCCGGTCGCCTTCTGCCTCGCCGACGACGTGTCCCCCTCCGTCACCGCCGGGCTGGCGAAGGCGGCGAAGCACCTCAAGATCGCCCAGCTGACCGTGCCGGCCTCGCCGCTGGGCACGCCCTTCAACGACGAGGTCGATCGCCTGAAGGCCCACCACGCGGCCGCCTCGCCGGAGGCCGTCCGCGTCTCCGTCCGGGTGCGGTCCGGCGAACTGACCGAGGACCCGGACACCGCGGTGCAGCTCTGCAAGGCGGTGAAGGGGCTGGGTATCACCTTCGACCCCAGCTACTTCGTCTCCGGCCCCTACGCCGACGTCGATCGCGAGGCCGTGTACCGGCACGTGTTCCACGTCCACCTGCGGGACACCTCCAAGGATCGCCTGCAGGTGAAGACCGGCCTGGGCGAAATTGACTACGCCAAGCTGATCGCCCGGCTGGAGCGGGAGGGCTACCGCGGCGCCCTCTCCGTCGATCTGCTGCCCGAGACCGTGACCGCCGAGGAGCGGGCGCTGGAACTCCGCAAACTGCGGATGCTGCTCGAAACGCTGCTGTAG